The following coding sequences lie in one Biomphalaria glabrata chromosome 18, xgBioGlab47.1, whole genome shotgun sequence genomic window:
- the LOC106065474 gene encoding uncharacterized protein LOC106065474 yields the protein MLMFLASSILVTAWMTFPSVVQGHGRLMDPPARNSMWRLGFPNPVNYNDNELYCGGRMTQWARNNGKCGVCGDPHHAKREHEAGGKYANGIITREYKQGDVIDVAVHVTANHKGFFEFRICPVEDPKVEVTQECLDKIVLEKADGNGTKYFLPESQSNQFFNVSLRLPSDLTCKQCVIQWKYRTGNTWDKDETGKFCVGCGPQEEFYNCADVTIHGQSVPNSNRNTKQEKPIGETKKSAILFSNDDSDKGYYNVVAKPGDFSAQKGKLMKESSKYSVLSTDGNAVFQKKESNPTENQIIIQALKKMNSPTSMFNSERFSLLDTLSKGWGAPTGPSFVPYRWQAGVPKQSEADEIRRRFAYNIGGSQLGKSVARNPSDDMINKKVYQRTSPLTTTSQGLNENKSEGIDEADKSFLRKWKLMKMKHVAAQEALKKPGLSRSQPRQSNDIKTQKFQKNLQSMRENSKGRNSPSNSPFSPINWNKNRNSSPNEQETVRAKTVEEKFPAQQTSQKTMKKRLPSWLVTALKIKVNADQEKSTAQSEQNDSSHLNDFDFSDKGSKVNDIYSKKSQDLDKDKDSALQSFGEKGFKSKSQRKTESNSVARSEKREDSVYSNTKYTREQPMNSYQQHDKQSTMSENSDGKNPMQSKERDSNLNKEDTESLVRYIIATLLARKNKAGDDVDSESSGQDFSDKSLPENADQPQFGDLSSPWFTPKSNSGSLLKLTQNKESSRSDSSARHPGFMSAVTDSNKVQSQSYNGFMFGSNRGFHQGYTSGSAKPQESRQVVWTSNDAKDNSAAMEAYKMSLNKLYGNMDTKRNEYRHDSKHSQSVAYQSPLSNRGIISTYQASSQPQHYTNWVSSDSVTTDGDLVHDPNHMWAIRANKRQSHYQQPPQQQPEAQQLVCKALVAFGGGMDRWCTDNCNANFCPNTICVCKRQDPVPIPILSSYSADDNVVEKNNDWEMHIPMKKTHPVARASHVTRDTPFYNPLLQSYATSSQYNPNFDLTQRRKPHSTAFNAFLTNPRLSPLPTQAPFDSYSRFSSKTMSGKVPSRRQGESSRQYVQIDTYRNKNLAARDDVEHIFGQSANAVVSSDYNSGTRKGNWYSHKNVYPMEEASSSLNRNGNLITPERVPFSLPSRTDVRSSSGNFVGNQFPDSSLSERVGAEVSPMSQMRCRAVGAYRGLDHFDEWCESTCFSSMCPLLMCECDD from the exons ATGTTGATGTTCCTGGCATCCAGTATTTTGGTGACCGCGTGGATGACGTTCCCCTCTGTCGTGCAAGGTCACGGCCGCCTGATGGACCCACCGGCCCGTAACAGCATGTGGAGGCTGGGTTTTCCGAACCCTGTAAACTACAACGATAATGAACTTTACTGTGGCGGCCGTATG ACTCAGTGGGCTAGGAACAACGGAAAGTGCGGCGTCTGCGGGGACCCCCACCACGCCAAAAGGGAACATGAGGCCGGAGGTAAATACGCCAACGGCATCATCACACGAGAGTACAAGCAAGGGGATGTCATCGATGTTGCCGTTCACGTCACAGCCAACCATAAA GGTTTCTTCGAGTTTCGTATCTGTCCAGTGGAAGACCCAAAGGTTGAAGTGACCCAGGAATGCCTGGATAAGATCGTGCTGGAGAAAGCAGACGGCAATGGAACAAA GTATTTTCTACCCGAAAGTCAATCGAACCAGTTCTTCAACGTGTCACTCAGACTTCCCAGCGACCTGACCTGCAAGCAATGCGTCATCCAGTGGAAATATCGTACAG GAAATACTTGGGACAAAGATGAAACTGGAAAATTCTGTGTTGGCTGCGGCCCTCAGGAAGAGTTTTACAACTGCGCGGACGTTACGATTCACGGCCAAAGTGTACCAAACAGCAATCGAAATACCAAGCAGGAAAAACCCATCGGTGAGACCAAGAAGTCTGCGATCCTGTTCAGCAACGACGACTCTGACAAAGGCTACTACAATGTTGTTGCCAAACCGGGAGATTTCAGCGCGCAGAAAGGAAAACTTATGAAGGAAAGCTCCAAATATTCTGTTCTATCCACAGACGGGAACGCGGTGTTTCAGAAGAAGGAAAGCAACCCCACTGAGAACCAGATCATCATTCAGGCTTTAAAGAAGATGAACAGCCCGACTAGCATGTTCAACTCGGAGAGATTCAGCCTTCTTGACACTTTGAGCAAAGGTTGGGGGGCTCCAACAGGACCCTCGTTTGTGCCATACCGTTGGCAGGCTGGCGTTCCGAAACAATCCGAAGCGGACGAGATACGCAGACGATTCGCGTACAACATCGGTGGATCTCAACTTGGTAAAAGTGTCGCCAGAAACCCATCAGATGATATGATTAATAAGAAAGTATACCAAAGGACGTCGCCGCTGACCACAACTAGCCAAGGGTTGAATGAGAACAAGAGCGAAGGAATAGATGAAGCAGATAAAAGCTTCCTTCGAAAATGGAAACTGATGAAGATGAAACACGTTGCCGCACAAGAAGCTTTGAAGAAACCCGGACTGTCACGCTCTCAACCACGACAAAGCAATGACATCAAGACGCAGAAGtttcaaaaaaatttacaaagcaTGCGAGAGAACAGCAAGGGACGAAACTCTCCGTCCAACTCCCCCTTCTCCCCAATCAATTGGAATAAGAACAGAAATAGTTCACCGAATGAGCAAGAAACTGTTCGCGCAAAAACGGTGGAAGAGAAATTCCCTGCCCAGCAAACCTCACAGAAAACAATGAAGAAGCGGCTACCATCTTGGTTGGTGACAGCTCTGAAGATTAAAGTCAATGCTGATCAGGAGAAGAGCACAGCCCAATCTGAACAAAACGACTCCTCCCACTTAAACGACTTTGATTTTAGTGACAAAGGCAGCAAAGTGAACGACATTTACAGCAAGAAGTCCCAAGATCTCGACAAAGACAAAGATAGTGCCCTGCAATCATTTGGAGAAAAAGGATTTAAGTCTAAATCTCAGAGAAAAACCGAGAGCAACAGCGTAGCCAGAAGTGAAAAGAGAGAGGACTCTGTTTATTCCAACACTAAATACACCCGAGAGCAACCAATGAACAGTTATCAACAACACGATAAACAGTCCACCATGTCTGAAAACAGCGACGGAAAAAATCCAATGCAGTCCAAAGAAAGGGACAGCAACTTGAACAAAGAAGATACAGAATCTCTGGTACGCTACATCATTGCTACACTTCTCGCACGTAAAAACAAAGCTGGCGATGACGTTGATTCGGAATCTTCGGGGCAAGATTTTTCAGACAAGTCACTTCCAGAAAATGCTGACCAGCCTCAGTTTGGCGATCTAAGTTCTCCATGGTTCACACCGAAATCAAACAGCGGTTCACTCCTGAAGTTGACTCAGAACAAAGAGTCATCGCGCTCAGATAGCTCTGCACGACATCCAGGGTTCATGTCTGCGGTCACAGACTCAAACAAAGTCCAGTCACAGTCATACAACGGTTTCATGTTCGGATCAAACCGTGGTTTCCATCAAGGCTACACCTCTGGATCTGCAAAGCCACAAGAAAGTCGACAGGTAGTTTGGACCAGCAATGACGCTAAGGACAACAGTGCTGCCATGGAAGCTTATAAGATGTCGCTCAACAAGCTCTACGGCAACATGGACACTAAAAGGAATGAGTACAGGCATGACAGCAAACATTCACAATCAGTGGCGTATCAAAGCCCCTTAAGCAACAGGGGCATCATTTCAACCTATCAGGCATCCAGCCAACCGCAGCATTACACTAATTGGGTGAGCTCCGACTCCGTCACCACCGATGGAGATTTGGTCCATGATCCTAATCACATGTGGGCAATTCGAGCTAATAAGAGGCAGTCACACTATCAGCAGCCACCGCAACAGCAACCCGAGGCTCAGCAGCTCGTATGCAAGGCTTTGGTTGCTTTCGGCGGTGGGATGGACAGATGGTGCACAGACAACTGCAATGCGAACTTCTGCCCCAATACGATCTGCGTATGTAAGAGACAGGATCCTGTCCCAATACCTATCCTTTCCAGCTACTCAGCAGACGATAACGTAGTCGAGAAAAACAACGACTGGGAGATGCACATTCCCATGAAGAAAACCCACCCCGTGGCCAGAGCTAGTCACGTGACAAGAGACACGCCTTTTTATAACCCTCTTTTACAGTCCTACGCCACCTCCAGCCAATATAATCCTAACTTTGATCTCACCCAGCGACGAAAACCCCATTCCACTGCCTTTAACGCCTTTCTCACAAACCCTCGATTATCTCCCCTACCTACGCAAGCGCCGTTTGACTCGTACAGCAGATTCAGCTCCAAGACAATGTCTGGAAAAGTACCAAGCCGCAGGCAGGGCGAAAGTTCCCGACAGTACGTCCAAATAGACACttacagaaacaaaaatttgGCAGCTCGTGATGACGTGGAGCACATTTTCGGGCAGTCTGCCAATGctgttgtttcttcagattACAACTCTGGAACTCGAAAAGGAAACTGGTATAGCCACAAGAACGTCTACCCTATGGAGGAAGCTTCATCCAGCCTAAACCGCAACGGCAATCTCATAACCCCAGAACGAGTTCCCTTCTCACTTCCCAGCCGCACCGACGTGAGATCCTCGTCGGGGAACTTCGTCGGGAACCAGTTCCCTGATTCCAGCCTCTCCGAACGCGTGGGCGCAGAGGTGTCTCCGATGTCGCAGATGAGGTGCCGAGCTGTGGGCGCCTACAGGGGGCTTGACCACTTCGACGAGTGGTGCGAGTCGACTTGTTTCAGCTCCATGTGCCCCCTGCTGATGTGTGAGTGTGACGATTAA